Proteins from a genomic interval of Sphingobacterium sp. SYP-B4668:
- a CDS encoding NADPH-dependent FMN reductase — protein MQNIIAIIGSASADSSSHKIVQFLNEQLQDSARLFIFDRLKEIPHFDPVESINQPPIEIVALRQIIQDADVVLICTPEYIFSVPSGLKNLLEWCVASTVWMDKPVGIVTASADGEKGHAELQRILQTLGAAIRPETSLHIRGIKSKIDATGQIQDDATRTALMSFMQHLL, from the coding sequence ATGCAAAATATCATCGCTATAATAGGTAGCGCCAGCGCCGACTCTTCAAGTCACAAGATTGTCCAATTCCTAAACGAGCAGCTTCAAGACAGCGCCCGTTTGTTCATTTTTGATAGGTTGAAAGAAATACCTCATTTTGACCCTGTGGAAAGTATAAATCAACCACCCATCGAGATTGTAGCCTTGCGACAGATTATCCAAGACGCTGATGTCGTATTGATCTGCACGCCAGAATATATCTTTAGCGTCCCCAGTGGATTAAAAAATCTCTTGGAATGGTGTGTTGCCAGTACCGTATGGATGGACAAACCTGTAGGTATCGTGACAGCCTCCGCCGATGGAGAGAAAGGCCATGCAGAACTGCAACGCATATTGCAAACACTAGGTGCAGCTATCCGTCCAGAGACCAGCCTACACATACGTGGGATAAAGAGCAAGATAGATGCTACTGGCCAGATTCAAGATGACGCCACTCGAACAGCACTTATGTCCTTTATGCAACATCTCCTGTAA
- a CDS encoding metallophosphoesterase family protein has protein sequence MNPIMKLMLPIVLLLCTLSSVKAQQLKFNTSGKYKIVQFTDIHYKANVAASKKSIDMMNATLEAEKPDLVVFTGDIVVADPLAQGWDEVLATAISRKIPYMVTLGNHDDEAQWSRPEIAKYISQKPLLVNKQVEVEGVRGVLNAQVSIMGTNGKAGYSLYIMDSNAYSKVKSIPGYDWFSHDQVSWYVDASKKVRSENDSIVPALAFFHIPLPEYQTAFDNLKNKRLGVRYEGEASPIVNSGMFVAMATAGDVVGTFVGHDHVNDYLVDYLGVGLAYGCFSGSENTYVRGKNGARIIEIKEGVRAFHTYIRESDGAILYKTDFPFAKK, from the coding sequence ATGAACCCCATAATGAAACTCATGCTTCCCATTGTCTTGTTGCTATGTACACTATCTAGTGTAAAAGCGCAGCAATTGAAATTTAACACATCCGGTAAGTACAAAATTGTACAATTTACAGATATTCACTATAAAGCGAATGTCGCAGCCTCGAAAAAATCTATAGACATGATGAATGCGACGCTGGAGGCGGAGAAACCAGATTTGGTTGTCTTTACGGGTGACATCGTCGTAGCTGATCCTTTAGCTCAAGGATGGGATGAGGTGCTGGCAACTGCTATTTCACGTAAAATCCCATATATGGTGACACTAGGCAACCATGATGATGAAGCTCAATGGAGCAGACCGGAGATAGCGAAATATATCAGCCAAAAACCTTTGTTGGTGAATAAACAGGTGGAGGTAGAAGGAGTACGAGGCGTGCTGAATGCACAAGTCAGTATCATGGGGACAAATGGTAAAGCAGGATACTCCCTGTATATCATGGACTCGAATGCTTATAGTAAGGTAAAATCAATACCAGGATACGACTGGTTTAGCCATGACCAGGTTTCTTGGTATGTCGATGCGAGTAAAAAAGTAAGGTCTGAAAATGATTCTATCGTACCTGCCTTGGCATTTTTTCATATTCCGTTGCCAGAATACCAAACGGCTTTTGATAACTTGAAAAATAAGCGGTTGGGTGTGCGTTATGAAGGTGAGGCAAGTCCTATCGTGAATTCGGGAATGTTTGTAGCGATGGCTACTGCAGGTGACGTTGTGGGGACCTTTGTCGGACATGATCATGTAAATGATTATTTGGTGGATTATCTTGGCGTAGGACTGGCCTATGGATGCTTTTCAGGAAGTGAGAATACATATGTGCGTGGAAAGAATGGAGCGCGTATCATCGAGATAAAAGAGGGGGTGAGGGCATTTCATACCTATATCAGAGAATCTGATGGTGCAATCCTTTATAAAACGGATTTCCCGTTTGCGAAAAAATAG